CTCCATTGTCACCCCACTGCCCCAGACAACCCGCAACAAGGTGCGGGGAATCTTGACCGAATCCCGGGGACAACTCGTCTTCGTGGATACCCCGGGCTTCCACGATTCCCAGCGGAAGTTCAACCTGCACATGCGCGACCTGGTTTCCGGCGCCCTGGAGGAAACGGACATGGTGCTCTACGTCATAGATGCCACCCGCTCCCCCGGGCAGGAAGAGCAGGCCCTTGCCCAGCTGCTGACCCAGGAAGACCATCCTGTTATAACCGTTCTCAATAAGAGCGATGCCCCCCCCGCCCCGGGTTGGGAGGACTTTTTTGCTACCTTCAGGGATTCCAACGCCCCCGGCCTCTCCATCTCAGCCGCCACCGGTCAGGGCATAGAGGCCCTAAAGGATCTGCTGTTCGAATCCGCTCCGGAAGGCGACCCCATGTACCCCGAGGAGTACTACACCGATCAAGATCCCAGCTTCCGCATCAGCGAGATCATCCGGGAGCAGGCCATGCTCCGGAACCGCGATGAGATTCCCCACAGTCTCTACGTTGAAGTCGCAGACCTGGAGGAGGATCCGGATACCAACCTGCTGTGGATCCGGGCATTTATCGTGGTAGAACGGGAGAGTCAGAAAGGCATCGTGGTCGGCAAGGGCGGAACCCAGATAAAGGCCATCCGCCAGACCGCGCAAAAAGAAATCGCCCGGCTCTTTCCCCAAAAAATCCATCTTGATCTGCGGGTGAAGGCTAGTCCCAAGTGGCGCAACAAGGATGCCCTGCTCCGCCGGCT
The nucleotide sequence above comes from Spirochaeta lutea. Encoded proteins:
- the era gene encoding GTPase Era, whose amino-acid sequence is MSKSAFVAIVGRPSAGKSTLLNTLCGEKISIVTPLPQTTRNKVRGILTESRGQLVFVDTPGFHDSQRKFNLHMRDLVSGALEETDMVLYVIDATRSPGQEEQALAQLLTQEDHPVITVLNKSDAPPAPGWEDFFATFRDSNAPGLSISAATGQGIEALKDLLFESAPEGDPMYPEEYYTDQDPSFRISEIIREQAMLRNRDEIPHSLYVEVADLEEDPDTNLLWIRAFIVVERESQKGIVVGKGGTQIKAIRQTAQKEIARLFPQKIHLDLRVKASPKWRNKDALLRRLIR